In a genomic window of Helianthus annuus cultivar XRQ/B chromosome 10, HanXRQr2.0-SUNRISE, whole genome shotgun sequence:
- the LOC110886872 gene encoding protein SODIUM POTASSIUM ROOT DEFECTIVE 2 — translation MGKKKMMSFGKFLDSFCLTNGGASSCLCCTNNFEIQDDYEFEREPLVDQSKDASDKPQTLAFFLKPKMVVLRVSMHCNGCARKVQRHIAKMEGVTSYQVDLETKMVIVMGDIVPFEVLESVSKVKNAQLWTEPIS, via the exons ATggggaagaagaagatgatgagtttTGGCAAGTTTCTAGACAGTTTTTGTCTAACAAATGGTGGTGCAAGTTCTTGTCTTTGTTGCACTAACAACTTTGAAATCCAAGATGACTATGAGTTTGAGAGAGAACCACTTGTGGATCAGTCCAAAGATGCATCAGATAAACCTCAAACACTTGCCTTCTTTCTAAAGCCAAAG ATGGTCGTGTTAAGGGTCTCCATGCATTGCAATGGTTGTGCAAGGAAGGTTCAAAGACACATCGCCAAGATGGAAG GAGTTACATCCTACCAAGTGGACTTGGAAACCAAGATGGTGATTGTAATGGGAGACATTGTTCCATTTGAGGTGTTGGAGAGTGTTTCAAAGGTCAAAAATGCACAGCTTTGGACTGAACCAATCTCATAA